In the Sus scrofa isolate TJ Tabasco breed Duroc chromosome 6, Sscrofa11.1, whole genome shotgun sequence genome, one interval contains:
- the ZBTB32 gene encoding zinc finger and BTB domain-containing protein 32 isoform X6, with translation MRCPGGSYNRTPITGAWQEVWPQDQRIPLSLNLHKGLWSQNQLASSSPTPGSLPQGPTALSPGEMEEADQRHTGELATCVGHVATAGHASPRHPPPRPPARSRPYSCSVCGKRFSLKHQMETHYRVHTGEKPFSCSLCPQRSRDFSAMTKHLRTHGAAPYRCPLCKAGCPSLASMQAHMRGHSPSQLPPGWTIRSTFLYSSSSSSRPSSST, from the exons ATGCGGTGTCCAGGAGGAAGCTACAACCG CACCCCCATCACTGGAGCCTGGCAAGAGGTCTGGCCTCAGGACCAGAG GATCCCACTGTCCCTGAACCTCCACAAAGGCCTCTGGAGCCAGAACCAGTTGGCCTCCTCCAGCCCTACCCCAG gttccctcccccagggccccacAGCACTCAGCCCCGGGGAGATGGAGGAGGCTGATCAGAGGCACACAG GTGAACTTGCAACCTGTGTGGGTCATGTGGCCACAGCAGGCCACGCATCTCCCCGACACCCTCCCCCACGCCCTCCCGCTCGGTCTCGGCCCTATTCTTGTTCTGTCTGTGGGAAGAGGTTTTCACTCAAACATCAGATGGAGACGCACTACCGTGTCCACACAG GAGAGAAGCCCTTCTCCTGTAGCCTCTGTCCCCAGCGCTCCCGGGACTTCTCAGCCATGACCAAGCACCTGCGGACGCACGGGGCCGCACCCTACCGCTGCCCTCTGTGCAAAGCCGGctgccccagcctggcctccaTGCAGGCGCACATGCGCGGCCACTCGCCCAGCCAGCTCCCACCAGGATGGACCATTCGCTCCACCTTCCtctactcctcctcctcctcctccagacccTCTTCCTCCACCTGA
- the ZBTB32 gene encoding zinc finger and BTB domain-containing protein 32 isoform X1: MPLSPTRLPSPYGSDRLVRLAARLRPALCDTLITVGSQEFPAHSLVLAGVSQQLGRRGCWAVGKGISPSTFAQLLHFVYGESLELQPGELGPLEEAARVLGVQSLEEACRRAQRDPAKDELGPRLKEQQKEPEQPIGDSLRGVEGFGENQRAEMFFRAGEQEQETLHRHRRPRESPEMAETTWEGQREQMRLKEKLNQAPTGHGKQEMIMRVRDGPGGSEENLRELPGPLPPSGPLQTGITPRPWWAEAPWLGEGLPALWSILLLPPRYGTPFSHSTPITGAWQEVWPQDQRKGLARMPGAARAVTLPHPTPRIPLSLNLHKGLWSQNQLASSSPTPGSLPQGPTALSPGEMEEADQRHTGELATCVGHVATAGHASPRHPPPRPPARSRPYSCSVCGKRFSLKHQMETHYRVHTGEKPFSCSLCPQRSRDFSAMTKHLRTHGAAPYRCPLCKAGCPSLASMQAHMRGHSPSQLPPGWTIRSTFLYSSSSSSRPSSST; this comes from the exons ATGCCCCTGTCCCCGACAAGACTGCCTAGTCCCTATGGCTCTGATCGGCTGGTACGGCTAGCAGCCAGGCTCCGGCCAGCACTATGTGATACCCTGATCACAGTGgggagccaggagttccctgccCACAGCCTGGTGCTGGCAGGTGTGAGCCAGCAGCTGGGCCGCAGGGGCTGCTGGGCTGTGGGAAAAGGCATCAGCCCTTCTACCTTTGCCCAACTTCTGCACTTTGTTTATGGGGAGAGTCTAGAGCTGCAACCTGGGGAACTGGGCCCCCTTGAGGAGGCAGCCAGAGTGTTGGGGGTACAGTCCCTGGAAGAGGCGTGCAGGAGGGCTCAAAGGGACCCTGCCAAAGACGAGCTGGGTCCAAGGCTGAAGGAACAACAGAAGGAACCAGAGCAACCCATAGGGGATTCTCTGAGAGGAGTGGAGGGCTTTGGAGAGAACCAGAGAGCAGAGATGTTCTTTAGAGCTGGTGAGCAAGAACAGGAGACATTGCACAGGCACAGGCGACCAAGAGAGAGCCCTGAGATGGCAGAGACAACTTGGGAGGGTCAAAGGGAACAGATGAGACTAAAGGAGAAACTTAACCAAGCCCCCACTGGCCATGGGAAGCAAGAAATGATCATGCGGGTGAGGGATGGTCCAGGGGGCTCTGAGGAAAATCTGCGGGAGCTCCCTGGCCCCCTTCCCCCATCAGGTCCCCTCCAAACCGGCATCACCCCTAGGCCCTGGTGGGCTGAGGCCCCCTGGTTGGGGGAGGGCCTGCCTGCCCTGTGGAGCATCCTGCTATTGCCGCCCAGATATGGCACTCCCTTCTCCCATAGCACCCCCATCACTGGAGCCTGGCAAGAGGTCTGGCCTCAGGACCAGAG AAAGGGCTTGGCCAGGATGCCAGGTGCAGCCAGGGCTGTAACCCTTCCCCATCCAACTCCCAGGATCCCACTGTCCCTGAACCTCCACAAAGGCCTCTGGAGCCAGAACCAGTTGGCCTCCTCCAGCCCTACCCCAG gttccctcccccagggccccacAGCACTCAGCCCCGGGGAGATGGAGGAGGCTGATCAGAGGCACACAG GTGAACTTGCAACCTGTGTGGGTCATGTGGCCACAGCAGGCCACGCATCTCCCCGACACCCTCCCCCACGCCCTCCCGCTCGGTCTCGGCCCTATTCTTGTTCTGTCTGTGGGAAGAGGTTTTCACTCAAACATCAGATGGAGACGCACTACCGTGTCCACACAG GAGAGAAGCCCTTCTCCTGTAGCCTCTGTCCCCAGCGCTCCCGGGACTTCTCAGCCATGACCAAGCACCTGCGGACGCACGGGGCCGCACCCTACCGCTGCCCTCTGTGCAAAGCCGGctgccccagcctggcctccaTGCAGGCGCACATGCGCGGCCACTCGCCCAGCCAGCTCCCACCAGGATGGACCATTCGCTCCACCTTCCtctactcctcctcctcctcctccagacccTCTTCCTCCACCTGA
- the ZBTB32 gene encoding zinc finger and BTB domain-containing protein 32 isoform X2, which yields MPLSPTRLPSPYGSDRLVRLAARLRPALCDTLITVGSQEFPAHSLVLAGVSQQLGRRGCWAVGKGISPSTFAQLLHFVYGESLELQPGELGPLEEAARVLGVQSLEEACRRAQRDPAKDELGPRLKEQQKEPEQPIGDSLRGVEGFGENQRAEMFFRAGEQEQETLHRHRRPRESPEMAETTWEGQREQMRLKEKLNQAPTGHGKQEMIMRVRDGPGGSEENLRELPGPLPPSGPLQTGITPRPWWAEAPWLGEGLPALWSILLLPPRYGTPFSHSTPITGAWQEVWPQDQRIPLSLNLHKGLWSQNQLASSSPTPGSLPQGPTALSPGEMEEADQRHTGELATCVGHVATAGHASPRHPPPRPPARSRPYSCSVCGKRFSLKHQMETHYRVHTGEKPFSCSLCPQRSRDFSAMTKHLRTHGAAPYRCPLCKAGCPSLASMQAHMRGHSPSQLPPGWTIRSTFLYSSSSSSRPSSST from the exons ATGCCCCTGTCCCCGACAAGACTGCCTAGTCCCTATGGCTCTGATCGGCTGGTACGGCTAGCAGCCAGGCTCCGGCCAGCACTATGTGATACCCTGATCACAGTGgggagccaggagttccctgccCACAGCCTGGTGCTGGCAGGTGTGAGCCAGCAGCTGGGCCGCAGGGGCTGCTGGGCTGTGGGAAAAGGCATCAGCCCTTCTACCTTTGCCCAACTTCTGCACTTTGTTTATGGGGAGAGTCTAGAGCTGCAACCTGGGGAACTGGGCCCCCTTGAGGAGGCAGCCAGAGTGTTGGGGGTACAGTCCCTGGAAGAGGCGTGCAGGAGGGCTCAAAGGGACCCTGCCAAAGACGAGCTGGGTCCAAGGCTGAAGGAACAACAGAAGGAACCAGAGCAACCCATAGGGGATTCTCTGAGAGGAGTGGAGGGCTTTGGAGAGAACCAGAGAGCAGAGATGTTCTTTAGAGCTGGTGAGCAAGAACAGGAGACATTGCACAGGCACAGGCGACCAAGAGAGAGCCCTGAGATGGCAGAGACAACTTGGGAGGGTCAAAGGGAACAGATGAGACTAAAGGAGAAACTTAACCAAGCCCCCACTGGCCATGGGAAGCAAGAAATGATCATGCGGGTGAGGGATGGTCCAGGGGGCTCTGAGGAAAATCTGCGGGAGCTCCCTGGCCCCCTTCCCCCATCAGGTCCCCTCCAAACCGGCATCACCCCTAGGCCCTGGTGGGCTGAGGCCCCCTGGTTGGGGGAGGGCCTGCCTGCCCTGTGGAGCATCCTGCTATTGCCGCCCAGATATGGCACTCCCTTCTCCCATAGCACCCCCATCACTGGAGCCTGGCAAGAGGTCTGGCCTCAGGACCAGAG GATCCCACTGTCCCTGAACCTCCACAAAGGCCTCTGGAGCCAGAACCAGTTGGCCTCCTCCAGCCCTACCCCAG gttccctcccccagggccccacAGCACTCAGCCCCGGGGAGATGGAGGAGGCTGATCAGAGGCACACAG GTGAACTTGCAACCTGTGTGGGTCATGTGGCCACAGCAGGCCACGCATCTCCCCGACACCCTCCCCCACGCCCTCCCGCTCGGTCTCGGCCCTATTCTTGTTCTGTCTGTGGGAAGAGGTTTTCACTCAAACATCAGATGGAGACGCACTACCGTGTCCACACAG GAGAGAAGCCCTTCTCCTGTAGCCTCTGTCCCCAGCGCTCCCGGGACTTCTCAGCCATGACCAAGCACCTGCGGACGCACGGGGCCGCACCCTACCGCTGCCCTCTGTGCAAAGCCGGctgccccagcctggcctccaTGCAGGCGCACATGCGCGGCCACTCGCCCAGCCAGCTCCCACCAGGATGGACCATTCGCTCCACCTTCCtctactcctcctcctcctcctccagacccTCTTCCTCCACCTGA
- the ZBTB32 gene encoding zinc finger and BTB domain-containing protein 32 isoform X3 has product MPLSPTRLPSPYGSDRLVRLAARLRPALCDTLITVGSQEFPAHSLVLAGVSQQLGRRGCWAVGKGISPSTFAQLLHFVYGESLELQPGELGPLEEAARVLGVQSLEEACRRAQRDPAKDELGPRLKEQQKEPEQPIGDSLRGVEGFGENQRAEMFFRAGEQEQETLHRHRRPRESPEMAETTWEGQREQMRLKEKLNQAPTGHGKQEMIMRVRDGPGGSEENLRELPGPLPPSGPLQTGITPRPWWAEAPWLGEGLPALWSILLLPPRYGTPFSHSTPITGAWQEVWPQDQRKGLARMPGAARAVTLPHPTPRIPLSLNLHKGLWSQNQLASSSPTPGSLPQGPTALSPGEMEEADQRHTGEKPFSCSLCPQRSRDFSAMTKHLRTHGAAPYRCPLCKAGCPSLASMQAHMRGHSPSQLPPGWTIRSTFLYSSSSSSRPSSST; this is encoded by the exons ATGCCCCTGTCCCCGACAAGACTGCCTAGTCCCTATGGCTCTGATCGGCTGGTACGGCTAGCAGCCAGGCTCCGGCCAGCACTATGTGATACCCTGATCACAGTGgggagccaggagttccctgccCACAGCCTGGTGCTGGCAGGTGTGAGCCAGCAGCTGGGCCGCAGGGGCTGCTGGGCTGTGGGAAAAGGCATCAGCCCTTCTACCTTTGCCCAACTTCTGCACTTTGTTTATGGGGAGAGTCTAGAGCTGCAACCTGGGGAACTGGGCCCCCTTGAGGAGGCAGCCAGAGTGTTGGGGGTACAGTCCCTGGAAGAGGCGTGCAGGAGGGCTCAAAGGGACCCTGCCAAAGACGAGCTGGGTCCAAGGCTGAAGGAACAACAGAAGGAACCAGAGCAACCCATAGGGGATTCTCTGAGAGGAGTGGAGGGCTTTGGAGAGAACCAGAGAGCAGAGATGTTCTTTAGAGCTGGTGAGCAAGAACAGGAGACATTGCACAGGCACAGGCGACCAAGAGAGAGCCCTGAGATGGCAGAGACAACTTGGGAGGGTCAAAGGGAACAGATGAGACTAAAGGAGAAACTTAACCAAGCCCCCACTGGCCATGGGAAGCAAGAAATGATCATGCGGGTGAGGGATGGTCCAGGGGGCTCTGAGGAAAATCTGCGGGAGCTCCCTGGCCCCCTTCCCCCATCAGGTCCCCTCCAAACCGGCATCACCCCTAGGCCCTGGTGGGCTGAGGCCCCCTGGTTGGGGGAGGGCCTGCCTGCCCTGTGGAGCATCCTGCTATTGCCGCCCAGATATGGCACTCCCTTCTCCCATAGCACCCCCATCACTGGAGCCTGGCAAGAGGTCTGGCCTCAGGACCAGAG AAAGGGCTTGGCCAGGATGCCAGGTGCAGCCAGGGCTGTAACCCTTCCCCATCCAACTCCCAGGATCCCACTGTCCCTGAACCTCCACAAAGGCCTCTGGAGCCAGAACCAGTTGGCCTCCTCCAGCCCTACCCCAG gttccctcccccagggccccacAGCACTCAGCCCCGGGGAGATGGAGGAGGCTGATCAGAGGCACACAG GAGAGAAGCCCTTCTCCTGTAGCCTCTGTCCCCAGCGCTCCCGGGACTTCTCAGCCATGACCAAGCACCTGCGGACGCACGGGGCCGCACCCTACCGCTGCCCTCTGTGCAAAGCCGGctgccccagcctggcctccaTGCAGGCGCACATGCGCGGCCACTCGCCCAGCCAGCTCCCACCAGGATGGACCATTCGCTCCACCTTCCtctactcctcctcctcctcctccagacccTCTTCCTCCACCTGA
- the ZBTB32 gene encoding zinc finger and BTB domain-containing protein 32 isoform X4 has translation MVQGALRKICGSSLAPFPHQVPSKPASPLGPGGLRPPGWGRACLPCGASCYCRPDMALPSPIAPPSLEPGKRSGLRTRGSLPQGPTALSPGEMEEADQRHTGELATCVGHVATAGHASPRHPPPRPPARSRPYSCSVCGKRFSLKHQMETHYRVHTGEKPFSCSLCPQRSRDFSAMTKHLRTHGAAPYRCPLCKAGCPSLASMQAHMRGHSPSQLPPGWTIRSTFLYSSSSSSRPSSST, from the exons ATGGTCCAGGGGGCTCTGAGGAAAATCTGCGGGAGCTCCCTGGCCCCCTTCCCCCATCAGGTCCCCTCCAAACCGGCATCACCCCTAGGCCCTGGTGGGCTGAGGCCCCCTGGTTGGGGGAGGGCCTGCCTGCCCTGTGGAGCATCCTGCTATTGCCGCCCAGATATGGCACTCCCTTCTCCCATAGCACCCCCATCACTGGAGCCTGGCAAGAGGTCTGGCCTCAGGACCAGAG gttccctcccccagggccccacAGCACTCAGCCCCGGGGAGATGGAGGAGGCTGATCAGAGGCACACAG GTGAACTTGCAACCTGTGTGGGTCATGTGGCCACAGCAGGCCACGCATCTCCCCGACACCCTCCCCCACGCCCTCCCGCTCGGTCTCGGCCCTATTCTTGTTCTGTCTGTGGGAAGAGGTTTTCACTCAAACATCAGATGGAGACGCACTACCGTGTCCACACAG GAGAGAAGCCCTTCTCCTGTAGCCTCTGTCCCCAGCGCTCCCGGGACTTCTCAGCCATGACCAAGCACCTGCGGACGCACGGGGCCGCACCCTACCGCTGCCCTCTGTGCAAAGCCGGctgccccagcctggcctccaTGCAGGCGCACATGCGCGGCCACTCGCCCAGCCAGCTCCCACCAGGATGGACCATTCGCTCCACCTTCCtctactcctcctcctcctcctccagacccTCTTCCTCCACCTGA
- the ZBTB32 gene encoding zinc finger and BTB domain-containing protein 32 isoform X5 has protein sequence MEEADQRHTGELATCVGHVATAGHASPRHPPPRPPARSRPYSCSVCGKRFSLKHQMETHYRVHTGEKPFSCSLCPQRSRDFSAMTKHLRTHGAAPYRCPLCKAGCPSLASMQAHMRGHSPSQLPPGWTIRSTFLYSSSSSSRPSSST, from the exons ATGGAGGAGGCTGATCAGAGGCACACAG GTGAACTTGCAACCTGTGTGGGTCATGTGGCCACAGCAGGCCACGCATCTCCCCGACACCCTCCCCCACGCCCTCCCGCTCGGTCTCGGCCCTATTCTTGTTCTGTCTGTGGGAAGAGGTTTTCACTCAAACATCAGATGGAGACGCACTACCGTGTCCACACAG GAGAGAAGCCCTTCTCCTGTAGCCTCTGTCCCCAGCGCTCCCGGGACTTCTCAGCCATGACCAAGCACCTGCGGACGCACGGGGCCGCACCCTACCGCTGCCCTCTGTGCAAAGCCGGctgccccagcctggcctccaTGCAGGCGCACATGCGCGGCCACTCGCCCAGCCAGCTCCCACCAGGATGGACCATTCGCTCCACCTTCCtctactcctcctcctcctcctccagacccTCTTCCTCCACCTGA